Proteins encoded together in one Telopea speciosissima isolate NSW1024214 ecotype Mountain lineage chromosome 6, Tspe_v1, whole genome shotgun sequence window:
- the LOC122666231 gene encoding 60S ribosomal protein L36-2-like produces the protein MAPQQPKSGLFVGLNKGHIVTKKELAPRPSSRKGKTSKRVHFVRNLIREVAGFAPYEKRITELLKVGKDKRALKVAKRKLGTHKRAKKKREEMSNVLRKMRSAGVGDKKK, from the exons ATGGCTCCACAACAGCCAAAGAGTGGACTCTTTGTGGGCCTGAACAAAGGCCATATTGTGACCAAGAAGGAATTAGCTCCACGCCCATCTAGTAGAAAAGGA AAAACCAGTAAAAGAGTACACTTTGTAAGGAACCTGATAAGGGAAGTTGCTGGTTTTGCACCTTATGAAAAGAGAATTACTGAGCTTCTCAAAGTTGGGAAAGACAAGCGAGCTTTAAAAGTGGCAAAGAGAAAGCTTGGCACTCACAAGAGAGCAAAGAAGAAGCGTGAGGAGATGTCCAATGTTCTCCGCAAGATGAG GTCTGCTGGAGTAGGGGACAAGAAAAAGTGA